The DNA window GTGCGCTCGCACAGGTAGTGAAAGTTGCAGTTGTGTGCACACGCACAGCAACGTGCATATGCACAGATGTcctgtttcaaaatttttttcttttaaaaactaaGGCACCAAGCCTCAGTGCATCAACATATCAACCTCAAATCATACAAGCATTCATAAATTCATGATTCACAAGCAATTCAACTTATCTAACTCAAAAACATCAAACCAATCCTAAGCTAATCATCATATCACAAGAAAGCAACTAAATCAAAGAGctataaacaaagagaaagttaGAGTAATGTCACCATGGTAGGGTGTCTCCCACCGAGCACTTTGGTTTAAAGTCCTAAGTTGGACTTGCATGACTTCATTGATGACTTGGGGCCTCTCCAAAGAGGAAAATCTCTAACTCCTTGGTATTCTTGTCTTCTTCTTGCTCCTCACTAGATTCAATCACTTTCTCTTCAATCAAATCACAACCTAAAATGGAGTAGACTTCAAAGGTAGGTTTCTTGGATCCATCTAATGTAAACTTCACTATTCTTCCATCGGACTCAAATGAATAAGCTCTGGAATGTGCATCCAATTTGAATCGGGACGTCTTCAAAAATGGTCTCCCAAGGAGAATGGATGATGGTTTGTCCGAGTCAATTGGAGGGGTCTCCAAAATGTGAAAGTCCACCGAAAAGATCAACCCTTGGATATTAATCAAAAGATTCTCTACAATGCCCACAACCGACACAATGCTCTTATCTGCCAATACAAATCTTGCCCCTGACCTCTTTAATAGTGATAAGTTCAATTTCTTATAAATGGGGAGTGGCATGATACTTACACACGCCCCCAAATCACACATACAGTCCATGAACTCCATCCCACCAATCACACAAGTAACCAAACATAGACCGGGATCATTGCACTTTTTTGGAAGAACAGAGGAGATAAAGTCATTTATCGGGTTCTTGTTTAGCTCCCCAATCTTGTCCTTATGGTTGCACACATCTTTGAGAAATTTTACATATTTTGGCACTTGTTGAATGGCTTGAAAGAGAGGGACGGTAACTTTCACATTCTTGAAAATTTCTACCACATTTGGATCAAGACCTTCATGCTTTTTAGCCTTCTTAGCCAGGATGGGAAAGAAAATTTGTGCAGGTTCCTCAAGAAGGTTATTCCTTTTTGGCTCTTTGATATTGAGTAGTTCCTCCCCTTCTCTGCAATGCTTTCTTCCCCAACTCTTAtcacttccacttcctctccttTTCCTCCAACTTGTAGGCACAACACCAATTTCATCCAACTTGGTGCCACTCCTAAGGGTAATAGCATTGATGCTTTCCTATGTCTCTCGCTTCTTGTGAAACTCCCGTTGCTCTTGCATGAAGGTGTGAAGTGTGTCATTCATGTACGGTTGATTTGGAGAGGGGGCTTGATTGCCTTGAGGAGGGTTAGGTCTACTAATTGGGTGTTGATATCTTCCTTGAGGTTAAGAGTGTGGTTGTTGGTTGGGTTGGGGATGAGGTGGACTTTGTTGTTGGTATGATGGGTAGTGATGTTGTTGTGGTTGTGGGTAGGTTTGTTGGTATTGTGGTTGACCTTGGGAACGTTGGTGATAGTAGACTTGTTGGCTTGGATAGGGTTGAGCTTGAGAAGCTTGGTTCCACCTTTGATTAGAATTATTCCTCCATCCTTGATTTTGATTTTCCCCATGTCGATGAGATCCTTGATTGTAGATGGACCTTTGTGGGTATGGATTAGCTACCGCCAATGTAGTGTCCTCTTGGATTTGAGGGCACTCATCGGTGTAATGGCCGCGACAAGCACAAATACCACATGATCTTGGTGGTCCTTCGATT is part of the Arachis duranensis cultivar V14167 chromosome 1, aradu.V14167.gnm2.J7QH, whole genome shotgun sequence genome and encodes:
- the LOC107484634 gene encoding uncharacterized protein LOC107484634, with translation MTRSLPDPSLAHFDPEIDRTLTHIRQAQCRLAFVNSKLGSLEEHTNLPSHSNRDSHSSNNEETLYSSVGSTEVSLNESGDSTMAEPPCRITLKEARALDINLQPIQIRSGTKLDEIGVVPTSWRKRRGSGSDKSWGRKHCREGEELLNIKEPKRNNLLEEPAQIFFPILAKKAKKHEGLDPNVVEIFKNVKVTVPLFQAIQQVPKYVKFLKDVCNHKDKIGELNKNPINDFISSVLPKKCNDPGLCLVTCVIGGMEFMDCMCDLGACVSIMPLPIYKKLNLSLLKRSGARFVLADKSIVSVVGIVENLLINIQGLIFSVDFHILETPPIDSDKPSSILLGRPFLKTSRFKLDAHSRAYSFESDGRIVKFTLDGSKKPTFEVYSILGCDLIEEKVIESSEEQEEDKNTKELEIFLFGEAPSHQ